A region from the Arachis ipaensis cultivar K30076 chromosome B01, Araip1.1, whole genome shotgun sequence genome encodes:
- the LOC107648707 gene encoding SAGA-associated factor 11 homolog isoform X1 has product MSAPNEENLSSHSQLSSHFFADLLDSIIVDVASECHRVARLGLDSNLEEEDEELKLSAQARVKVADPSNSNEANGKYVVDIFGQSHPSVASEIFECMNCGRSIMAGRFAPHLEKCMGKGRKARLKVTRSSTAAAAQNNRYSRGSPVSTYSPYSNHSSNNSMNRLPNGTSNFAGEEHSNGTFEP; this is encoded by the exons ATGTCAGCTCCTAATGAGGAAAACTTGTCGTCACATTCCCAG CTCTCATCTCATTTCTTCGCGGATCTCCTTGATTCCATTATAGTCGATGTAGCATCAGAGTGTCACAGAGTAGCAAGGTTGGGCCTTGATTCTaatttggaagaagaagatgaagaattgaAGTTGTCTGCACAAGCTAGGGTAAAGGTTGCCGATCCTAGCAATAGTAATGAAGCAAATGGCAAGTATGTGGTTGACATATTCGGACAAAGTCATCCTTCCGTGGCAAGTGAAATATTCGAATGCATGAATTGCGGCCGATCCATCATGGCCGGAAGGTTCGCCCCTCATTTGGAGAAGTGCATGGGGAAG GGTAGGAAGGCTCGTCTCAAAGTAACAAGAAGCAGCACGGCCGCTGCCGCGCAGAACAACCGGTACTCCCGAGGCAGTCCTGTTTCTACATACTCACCATATTCAAATCACTCTAGCAATAACAGCATGAACCGGTTGCCAAATGGAACCTCCAATTTTGCAGGTGAGGAGCACTCAAATGGGACATTCGAGCCGTGA
- the LOC107648707 gene encoding SAGA-associated factor 11 homolog isoform X2: protein MSAPNEENLSSHSQLSSHFFADLLDSIIVDVASECHRVARLGLDSNLEEEDEELKLSAQARVKVADPSNSNEANGKYVVDIFGQSHPSVASEIFECMNCGRSIMAGRFAPHLEKCMGKGRKARLKVTRSSTAAAAQNNR, encoded by the exons ATGTCAGCTCCTAATGAGGAAAACTTGTCGTCACATTCCCAG CTCTCATCTCATTTCTTCGCGGATCTCCTTGATTCCATTATAGTCGATGTAGCATCAGAGTGTCACAGAGTAGCAAGGTTGGGCCTTGATTCTaatttggaagaagaagatgaagaattgaAGTTGTCTGCACAAGCTAGGGTAAAGGTTGCCGATCCTAGCAATAGTAATGAAGCAAATGGCAAGTATGTGGTTGACATATTCGGACAAAGTCATCCTTCCGTGGCAAGTGAAATATTCGAATGCATGAATTGCGGCCGATCCATCATGGCCGGAAGGTTCGCCCCTCATTTGGAGAAGTGCATGGGGAAG GGTAGGAAGGCTCGTCTCAAAGTAACAAGAAGCAGCACGGCCGCTGCCGCGCAGAACAACCG GTGA